The Acidimicrobiales bacterium DNA window CGCAGCCCCGGAAGCTTCGCGAGGTCGAGGAGACACTCGGTCTGGGCGAGGCGCGCGAGGAGGCGAGACTCCTCGGAGCTGCGGAACTCCTGGAGCTGACGGGCCTGGCCGCGCCCGATCGTGCGGATGTCGCTCATCACCTGGCCTCGAGGAAGGTGCGGATGCCCTGGATCTCCGAGCGCGTCCGGCTGAGCAGCGTCGGTCGCAGCGCCGGCGAGAGTCCGAGGTCGCGGAGCACGTCCTCGAGACGCAGGACGTTCTCGCCACGCCGCACCGGCTCGACCCGCTCGGCGAGCGCCTCACCGAGGATCACCGCCTGTGCGAGCGGGCTCGCGCCGGAGACCGAGCAATGGTGCGTGGCGACGGCGTCGACGAAGCTCGTCGGGAAGTGCCAGAGGCCGAGGGCGTCGGCACCCGCTTCGGCGTGGCTCACCCCGAAGGCCTCCCGCTCGGCATCGCCGAGGGTGCGGGTGCCGCGGTTCGCACTGATGTCGACGTAACGCGCCGGGTCGGCGCGGTGCAGCAGGGCGCTCCCGATGTCGTGCAGCAACCCGGCGCTGAAGGACTCGTTCTGGGCGACCCCGAGTACCTCGGCGGCGACCGAGGCGGCCGCGCCGACGGTAACCGAGTGCGCCCAGTAGTCCACGGGGCCGAGGTCGACCTCCTCTGAGAGCAGGCACGACGCTGCGGCGGCGGCGATCGCCCGCACCGCTGAGAAGCCGAGCAGGATCACGGCGCGCGCCGCCGAGTTCACACCGCTGCGCACGCCGGTGGCAGGAGAGTTGGCGAGCCTCATCACCCGCGCCGCGAGCACGGGGTCCATCTCGACCAGCCGCGCGAGTTGCGCGGGAGAGGCGTCCGGGTCGTCGACGAGGCGGAGGATGAGCATCGCCGCGAACGGCTGTGCCGGCATGTTCGTGAGCTGGGCCGCGACGTCAATACGTGCCATCGGGACCTCCCTCCGGCGGGAGGGTGAGCGCGGCCCGTCGGTCGAGCCGTCGGCTCGACTCGACCTGCAGCGCAGCGCTCTCCAACCGGCCTTCCTTATGTCTTTGGTGCTGTTGCACCCGAGGTACCTATCGGCACGATCCGGCAAATGGTTGAGCCTGCTGGGCCCCTCGAGTCCGCCGCTTTCGCCCGATCCTTCGATGGCCTAAGCTCTTTCGGGGCGGTGCCCGTCGGGGGCCTCAGGGGGGATCGGCGCGATGGCGACTCTGGTCGGAGTACTGCACACCTCGCACGGCGGCTTCACGACGATCCCTCCCGACCGCTGGAACGGGCGCCGCGAGCAGCGCACCTACCGCGCCGACGTCCCGGTCGAGAGCCAGGAGGAGATGGACGAGAAGTGGGCGCGCAGCGAGCGCGCCAAGGGCGTCCTTCGCGACAAGCTCGCCGAGCTCCGTCCCGA harbors:
- a CDS encoding HDOD domain-containing protein, whose amino-acid sequence is MARIDVAAQLTNMPAQPFAAMLILRLVDDPDASPAQLARLVEMDPVLAARVMRLANSPATGVRSGVNSAARAVILLGFSAVRAIAAAAASCLLSEEVDLGPVDYWAHSVTVGAAASVAAEVLGVAQNESFSAGLLHDIGSALLHRADPARYVDISANRGTRTLGDAEREAFGVSHAEAGADALGLWHFPTSFVDAVATHHCSVSGASPLAQAVILGEALAERVEPVRRGENVLRLEDVLRDLGLSPALRPTLLSRTRSEIQGIRTFLEAR